One Glycine soja cultivar W05 chromosome 7, ASM419377v2, whole genome shotgun sequence genomic window, tgAAGTCTACGTGGATGATATGATTGCCGAATCTAGAACCGAGGGGGAACAACTCGTTAACTTGCGAAAGTTGTTTGAACGACTACGTAAGAACCAACTAAgattgaaccccgccaagtgtactttCGGGGTCAAGTCAGGAAAGCTACTCGGCTTCATCGTAAGTCAGAAGGGGATAGAAGTGGATCCCGAcaaggtgaaagccatccttgaaattCCTGAACCGCTCACTGAAAAGCAGGTCCGAGGATTCTTGGGGCACTTGAATTATATAGCAAGGTTCATATCGAAACTCACCGCTACTTATGAACCTCTCTTTAAACTATTGTGCAAGGACTAGTCCGTTCGATGGAATGACAACTATCAAGTGGCATTGGGAAGGATCAAGCAAATACCTTATGAATCCTCCtatgcttatgccaccagtgcCTGGGAGACCTCTTATCCTATACATGACGATGTTGgatgagtcaatggggtgtatgttaGGAGAGTATGATGACTTCGAAAAAAGACAAAGGGTTGTCTATTACTTGAGCAAAAAATTCAATGCTTGCTAGGTGAATTACTCTCTGCTAGAAAGGACCTGTTGTGCCTTGGTGTGGGCGGCCCATCatctaaggcagtacatgctaaGCCACACCACCTGGTTGGTGTACAAGATGGACCCAGTCAAGTATATTTTTGAGAAACCCGCTCCTAAAGGACAGATCGCTCGATGGCAGGTTTTGCTATCTGAGTTCGACATTGTCTATGTCACTCAAAAGGCCTCTCAATGACTACCAGCATTTGCATTCAGAGTTtccggatgaagacatcataGTCTTGTTCGAGGAGAAGGTGGAGGATAATGACAGGGATAAGTTGATCATGTGGTTCGACGGCGCGTCCAACGCCCTAGGCCACGGGGTTGGGGCGGCTTTGGTCTCTCCCGACAAGCAATGCAGCCCCTTCACGACAAGATTGGGTTTCAATTGCACAAATAATATGGCTGAATACGAGGCATGCGCCCTTGGAATCCAAGCGGCAATTGACTTTAACATCAAATTGCTCAAAGTGTACGGAGATTCGGCCTTGGTAATTCACCAGCTGTGGGGAGAATGGAAAACTAGGGATCACAAATTGATACCCTATCAGGCCTACATCAAGAAACTAGCCGAGTTCTTCAATGATGTCTCCTTCCACCACGTTCCCAGAGAGGAAACTCAGATGGCTGATGCGCTTGCCACTCTAGCATCCATGTTTCAGCTAACCTCACATGGAAACTTGTCGTACATCGAGTTCCAATGTCACGGCAAGCCCGCACATTGCTGCTTGATAGAAGAGGAGCAAGACGATAAGCCGTGGTACTTCAACATCAAGCGGTACATAGAGTATAAGGAGTATCCACAGGGGgcttctgacaatgacaagagCACGTTGCTTGCGAAGGTTGTCAGTTGGTTTCCTTTAAAGCGGAGGTATCCTATACAAACAAAATCATGATATGGTTTTGCTCCGATGTGTAGACGCTAAGGAAGCCGAGCGAATGCTCGTGGAGGTGCATGACGGGTCCTTTAGGACACATGCTAATGGGCATGCCATGGCCATGAAAATTCTAAGGGCAGGCTATTACTAGCTCACCATGGAAAATGACTGTTGCGTCCATGTGAGAAAATGCCACAAGTGCCAGGcattcgcggacaatgtcaatgcttcACCCATGCCTTTGAATGTGTTGGCAGCACCCTGGCCCTTCtttatgtggggaatagatgtaaTTGGAGCCATTAAGCCCAGGGCTTCGAACGAACATCGCTTCATCTCGCTTCGTACTCCAGCGTGACAAGGAGCGTAGTGGTTAGatttgactaataactaaagtgaaactaaggctaaaatcaactcgcctagtcaagctcgtccacaaaaaagagggttttgaaagtttatcatttcagtttcttaccaagtaaaatggatcatttttaaggtccaacgcctttaaatgatcacctttcaagtaaaaagaatcacttgattcacgcataagaaagaactacgcaggtctgatttcctcttcgatggagggtacgtaggagcaaaagccccgcttttgttgacctcaaaaaataaaaagaaataaaagttaaggtaatacaatttccacgattctaaaaaataggctgttgtcctttgagacaaacgtgacaggtgctaataccttcctcaagcgtaaatacaactcccgaacttagaattttcattttgaccggtttcctttggttttttcgacgttttccacaaataaacgttggtggcgactccgcgcatcttttcTCCTTTGGagagcgcacccgtgagcctcgtcttcgctcgcccgcaaaagggcacattgcgacagttggcgactccactgggactatttttgtgagttaggcctcttttaaggaattgtggatttgtgaaactttatgtgtgcatttgttgaactgtgtaaaatgtaaataactgttgtctattttgcattctttacactgcattctaagcacccacgggttgagtaaaaaggggccctacacccgggttcatgggaacttaaggagtggaggtgaatctatcatcatgctaggtctccgacttgcttgataatagtgaaacctcgtctagagctttctctcattataatgtgttgtcgctggtattccataccgccacaatattattatcttgagtgatgatacctctagaaaacagccgtgtgagttatgagttgttggggagtagttattagagacccctagatattgtcctataggttcccaaataggggcaaagagaaAACAcactccgtgccattcgttctcatgcattttttggtaaatagcactagtttatagttttgctagtgatgtttggtttttttagagtaatacgtaacctttttaatactacgttgaggcgtcatcatgcccaaaacgtagcattaaagttggatctctgcagtctcgtatgtgtgaattacccctttgtgttgttttctttccgtttcatgcatgcgcatctgcatcataccgtcacacatgcattgtatgtgggtctcgtcttttgtcatgggaagccggaagatccatatcgtcttcttaaatgcacacatggggcactgcgccccccaaatgcgcaataaggagagataatttcccgggctctcgtgtccgtaaatgcattcatatcatgcaccgcataaacatctcttcatcatcataatgaacatatcgttcctgcatttgtccgttatcacattcccattttgcatgagtcattgcatcatcatgcatatgcgtcaacatactttttgttctacatgtctgctcatacatgatccttgtattttcctctacaaaacaaaaacaaaaaaagggaagcatgaaaattcatgatgcattcttatttgcatgtgttaggtaccatgagccgaccatgttgggatcataaacccatttctaaaattaaaaaaaaaaacacaaacaacaaaacaaaatgattgagcatggtacctaatgcgtggttaattaagaaaggatgtttcttcgggcatctcgatctcataattacattttccatgcatagcatgcatattcccgagtctttcatccctatgaattgttgatgaagtattggcgatcaaaattgtcattccctggtgtcataccctaatttcgtccggggattattacttgataacatgcaacctttggttagccgctttgagatacttggcgtcctttgttgcacaataaataaagtcccgagacgtgtcagaaatcaaaaggaagcaggcttgcgcgatccgtgaaattccgtgatgtggcggaaatcggaAAGATGTGATTTTGCGCAAtctgtgagtttccgtaacttcttcgaaagctaaaaaagagtaaatacataatccgtaagtattcgtaaccttgcggaaggaaaataagtatcgttacgaaattcataaagtttcgtaacgttacggaaaaagaattaccaaaaaaaatagaagggggtgcatttagtaaaaaggggggtacaaatagcaatctggcccacttgggccttccaagtccttcctccagaaggatgttgcttctggaggaagcaaccttgctcgcctgggcgacctgggtggcaagctcctcccctattttgctataaatagggggaggagtgaagaagaaaagggttcagccttcttggcacttcttattctctcgaaattgctgtgGAAAATTacttctgtgaagaaaatccaagccgaggcgcttttgtaacgttttcgtgagtaattacgcgaagattctcgaccgttcttcaacattcatcgttcgttcttcgttttcttcagtctttaatgggtaagtacctcaaaccgagcttttcaattcattctatgtacccgtggtggtcgacattttgtttcttgtatttttattctcgttttcattcgctttttatacctccttttgacgtgcttaattcatttatttaagtcatttctcgcctaatctaaaaataaaataaatttccaccgatcgtttgaattgtatcatccgttaatttcggttaaaatgaattccgaccgttcggtcgtaccgtaaccacgttggaaatcaaaaaagaggtaaaataataatataataataaaaaaacacctTTTAGggaaataaagcgaaaaatcaatcggacgttttctctttgggatttctcattcttaattgaattgactaataactaaagtgaaactaaggctaaaatcaactcgcctagtcaagctcgtccacaaaaaatagggttttgaaagtttatcatttcagtttcttactaagtaaaatggatcatttttaaggtccaacgccttaaaatgatcacctttcaagtaaaaagaatcatttgattcactcataagaaagaactacgtaggtctgatttcttcttcgatagagggtacgtaggagcaaaagcctcgcttttgtcgacctcaaaaaataaaaataaataaaagttaaggtaatataatttccacaattctaaaaaataggctgttgtcctttgagacaaacgtgagaggtgctaataccttcctcaagcgtaaatacaactcccgaacttagaattttcattttgaccggtttccttcggtttttccgacgttttccacaaataaacgttggtggtgactccgcccatctttcctcctttggaaagcacacccgtgagcctcgcctttgctcgcccgcgaagggcacgttgcgacagttggcgactccattggggactatttttgtgagttaggcctgtTTTAAgaaattgtggatttgtgaaacttcgtgtgtgcatttgttgaactgtgtaaaatgtaaataattgttgtctatttcgcattctttacactgcattctaagcacccacgggtttgagtaagaAAGGgtccctatacccgggttcatgggaatttaaggagtggaggtgaatctatcatcatgctaggtctccgacttgcttgataatagtgaaacttcgtctagagctttctctctttataatgtgttgtcactggtattccataccgccacaatattattatcttgagtgatgatgcCTCTAGAAagcagccgtgtgagttatgaattgttgg contains:
- the LOC114420576 gene encoding uncharacterized protein LOC114420576; translated protein: MVALFHDMMHKEIEVYVDDMIAESRTEGEQLVNLRKLFERLRKNQLRLNPAKCTFGVKSGKLLGFIVSQKGIEVDPDKVKAILEIPEPLTEKQVNYSLLERTCCALVWAAHHLRQYMLSHTTWLVYKMDPVKPLNDYQHLHSEFPDEDIIVLFEEKVEDNDRDKLIMWFDGASNALGHGVGAALVSPDKQCSPFTTRLGFNCTNNMAEYEACALGIQAAIDFNIKLLKVYGDSALVIHQLWGEWKTRDHKLIPYQAYIKKLAEFFNDVSFHHVPREETQMADALATLASMFQLTSHGNLSYIEFQCHGKPAHCCLIEEEQDDKPWYFNIKRYIEYKEYPQGASDNDKSTLLAKVVSWFPLKRRYPIQTKS